The Humulus lupulus chromosome 4, drHumLupu1.1, whole genome shotgun sequence genome has a window encoding:
- the LOC133829350 gene encoding laccase-11-like encodes MAIMYRAASLIFLFLFIGFLSSTSEAALVKYQFDIQVKNVSRLCHAKPIVTVNGLFPGPTIYVREGDRLRINVTNHDQYNMSIHWHGLKQLRNGWADGPAYITQCPIKTGHSYTYDINVTDQRGTLWWHAHILWLRATVYGAIVVMPKQGASFPFPQPHQEANIILGEWWNTDVETSVNQANKLGLPPPQSDAHTINGKPGPLFPCSEKHTFAMEVERGKTYLLRIINAALNDELFFAIAGHNMTVVEIDAVYTKPFATQSMLIAPGQTTNVLVKADQAPNRYFMAARPFMDAPVPVDNKTVTGILQYKGVPNTVLPILPQLPAPNDTNVAFNYNNQLKSLNTPHFPAKVPIKVDRHLFYTIGLGQNSCPTCLNGTQFAASLNNITFVMPQVGLLEAHYFNISGVFRANFPDKPPVPFNYTGAPLTANLGTSLGTRLSKVAYNSSIELVLQDTNLLTVESHPFHLHGYNFFVVGSGVGNFDPVNDTAKFNLVDPPERNTIGVPTGGWTAIRFRADNPGVWFMHCHLELHTMWGLKMAFVVENGKLPSESILPPPKDLPQC; translated from the exons CCACGCCAAACCAATAGTGACAGTAAATGGACTGTTTCCAGGGCCTACTATTTATGTCCGAGAAGGAGATAGACTTCGCATCAATGTCACTAACCATGATCAATATAACATGTCCATTCATTG GCATGGTTTGAAGCAGCTTCGCAATGGTTGGGCGGATGGACCAGCATACATAACACAATGTCCAATCAAGACTGGTCACAGCTACACTTATGATATCAATGTTACAGATCAACGTGGTACATTATGGTGGCATGCACATATTTTGTGGCTAAGAGCTACGGTTTATGGTGCCATTGTTGTAATGCCTAAACAAGGGGCTTCATTCCCTTTTCCTCAACCTCACCAAGAAGCTAATATCATTTTAG GGGAGTGGTGGAACACAGATGTTGAAACTAGTGTTAACCAAGCAAATAAGTTGGGGTTGCCACCACCACAATCAGATGCTCATACCATTAATGGAAAACCAGGGCCTCTCTTCCCTTGTTCAGAGAAac ATACCTTTGCTATGGAAGTTGAGAGGGGAAAAACATACCTCCTGAGAATAATCAACGCTGCACTTAATGATGAACTTTTCTTCGCCATAGCTGGACATAACATGACAGTGGTTGAGATAGATGCAGTCTACACAAAGCCCTTCGCAACACAGTCAATGCTAATTGCGCCAGGCCAAACCACCAACGTCCTTGTCAAGGCTGACCAAGCTCCAAACCGGTATTTCATGGCAGCCAGGCCATTCATGGACGCACCAGTACCAGTGGACAACAAGACAGTGACAGGCATATTACAATACAAAGGTGTTCCAAACACGGTCTTACCAATCTTGCCACAACTCCCAGCTCCAAACGACACCAATGTAGCATTCAACTACAACAACCAGCTCAAGAGTTTGAACACACCACATTTTCCAGCTAAAGTCCCCATCAAAGTAGACCGTCACCTCTTTTACACCATTGGTTTAGGCCAAAACTCCTGCCCAACTTGCCTAAATGGGACTCAGTTTGCAGCTTCTTTGAACAACATCACCTTTGTTATGCCTCAAGTAGGGCTTTTGGAGGCACATTACTTTAACATTTCAGGTGTTTTTAGGGCAAATTTCCCTGACAAACCCCCGGTTCCATTCAACTACACCGGCGCGCCACTGACTGCCAATCTCGGTACTTCTTTAGGGACAAGGCTCAGTAAGGTGGCCTACAATTCAAGTATTGAGCTGGTATTGCAGGACACCAATCTTCTCACTGTTGAGTCCCACCCCTTTCATCTTCATGGATATAATTTCTTTGTGGTTGGGAGTGGGGTTGGGAATTTTGACCCTGTTAATGACACCGCAAAGTTTAACCTTGTTGACCCTCCTGAGAGAAATACTATTGGTGTTCCTACTGGTGGCTGGACTGCCATAAGGTTCAGAGCTGATAATCCTG GTGTGTGGTTTATGCATTGTCACCTTGAGTTGCATACAATGTGGGGTTTGAAAATGGCTTTTGTTGTTGAGAATGGGAAGTTGCCAAGTGAATCTATCTTGCCACCTCCAAAAGATCTTCCACAATGCTAG